A segment of the Pseudomonadota bacterium genome:
GCACCAGCCCCAATGCCTCGTCGTGCAGCGCGCTGAGTGCGCGGATGCGCTTGCGCAGCGGCTTGGCGAGCGCTGACAGATCAGGCATCGCAGCTCACCTCCCCCTTCGGCGAGGCAACGCCCTGCCGCGACCCATCGGCAGCCGGGCGCGCGTCTGGCTCAGTACTTGACCTTGAGGATGAGCTCGATGCTGTGGATGAGATCTTGCGGCTCGAACGGCTTCGTGATGTAGTAGTTGGCCCCGAGGCTGTAGCCCTTCATCAGGTCCTTGTCCTCGGTCTTTGCCGTCACGACGATGACAGGCACCTGGGCCGTCTCCGGCCGCTCGCGCATGTCCTTGAGGATGGAGAAGCCGTCGACGTTCGGCATCATGATGTCGAGGATCACGAGATCGTATCGGTTTGCGTGCAGCTTCTCGAGCGCCTCGTTGCCTTCGACGGCCTCATCGATATCGATGCCGTCCTTGCGAACGAGGATGTTGAACAGCTTGCGGATGTGCTGATCGTCTTCGACGATGAGAATCTTCTTGTTCGT
Coding sequences within it:
- a CDS encoding response regulator, which gives rise to MQRASKRSACPGHRAASQTTEVRALTADTNKKILIVEDDQHIRKLFNILVRKDGIDIDEAVEGNEALEKLHANRYDLVILDIMMPNVDGFSILKDMRERPETAQVPVIVVTAKTEDKDLMKGYSLGANYYITKPFEPQDLIHSIELILKVKY